A stretch of the Chloroflexota bacterium genome encodes the following:
- the pabB gene encoding aminodeoxychorismate synthase component I produces the protein MLSTVTASTLAVQVRQLPEAIVPRAVAPAFGHLPGLALLDSSQQGVLGRYSYLTADPFVRMESTGDRISVEWPQQPLRSTVFHGQPFAALRELLAEYAVPSAPHGPPFQGGAVGAFAYDVGRQLEELPSQARKDVPTPEMSLGCYDWVLAHDHQTDTSWLVTTGLPQGTDDAALARQAQILDILANCQTPREERENAAGSFRLTTPLQANTTREQYLAMVQRAQEYIAAGDIYQVNLSQRFAAGWEGSPWTLYERLQRESPVPFAAFLDLGDSWVVSASPERFLHVRDKAVESRPIKGTRPRGGTPTLDAALGEELRTSEKDRAENLMIVDLLRNDLGKVCRLGSVHVPTLWHVEGYSNVWQLVSAVTGELRPEADAVAVLEAAFPGGSVTGCPKIRAMEIIEELEPVRRGIYCGAIGYLGFDGTMDTSIVIRTVVLTRDRLYLQVGGAVVADSDPQAEYEETLVKAQAARRVLEGSASQP, from the coding sequence ATGCTAAGCACGGTGACCGCCAGCACACTTGCGGTACAGGTACGGCAGTTACCTGAGGCCATAGTGCCTCGCGCGGTCGCGCCGGCATTCGGCCATTTGCCGGGCTTGGCGCTGCTCGATAGCAGTCAGCAGGGCGTGCTGGGACGGTATTCCTACCTCACTGCGGACCCATTTGTGCGCATGGAGAGCACCGGCGACCGCATCTCCGTCGAGTGGCCTCAGCAGCCTCTGCGCTCCACCGTGTTCCACGGGCAGCCGTTCGCGGCGCTGCGCGAGTTGCTGGCAGAGTATGCCGTCCCATCTGCGCCCCACGGCCCGCCGTTTCAAGGCGGTGCGGTGGGCGCATTCGCCTATGACGTAGGTCGTCAGCTTGAAGAACTACCGTCGCAGGCCCGCAAGGACGTGCCTACCCCTGAGATGAGCCTGGGCTGCTACGACTGGGTGCTTGCCCACGACCACCAAACGGATACGTCCTGGCTGGTGACTACCGGCCTGCCGCAAGGCACGGATGATGCCGCTTTGGCGCGGCAGGCGCAGATATTAGACATTCTTGCGAATTGCCAGACGCCCCGCGAGGAGCGGGAAAACGCCGCCGGAAGCTTCCGTCTCACCACACCCTTGCAAGCGAATACGACCCGCGAGCAGTACCTGGCAATGGTGCAGCGGGCACAGGAATATATCGCAGCCGGCGACATTTACCAGGTAAACCTCTCGCAGCGGTTTGCGGCAGGCTGGGAAGGATCGCCGTGGACACTCTACGAGCGCTTGCAGCGGGAGAGCCCGGTACCGTTTGCTGCCTTCCTCGACCTTGGCGATAGCTGGGTCGTGTCCGCCTCTCCGGAACGGTTCCTCCACGTGCGCGATAAGGCCGTGGAATCACGGCCGATCAAAGGCACGCGCCCGCGCGGGGGCACGCCAACTTTGGATGCCGCGCTGGGGGAGGAGTTGCGCACCAGCGAGAAGGACCGCGCCGAGAACCTCATGATCGTCGACCTGCTGCGCAACGATTTGGGGAAAGTCTGCCGGCTTGGCTCCGTACACGTGCCCACGCTCTGGCATGTTGAAGGCTACAGCAATGTCTGGCAGCTCGTCAGCGCGGTTACAGGAGAATTGCGCCCGGAAGCCGATGCCGTGGCGGTGCTTGAGGCGGCCTTCCCCGGCGGGTCAGTAACCGGCTGTCCCAAGATACGGGCGATGGAAATCATCGAAGAGCTTGAACCCGTGCGGCGCGGCATTTACTGCGGCGCCATCGGCTATCTTGGGTTCGACGGCACGATGGACACGAGCATCGTCATCCGTACGGTGGTTCTTACGCGCGACCGCCTCTACCTGCAAGTGGGCGGCGCGGTGGTGGCCGATTCCGATCCGCAAGCGGAGTATGAAGAGACACTGGTGAAAGCCCAAGCCGCCCGGCGCGTGCTGGAAGGATCGGCGTCGCAGCCGTAA
- a CDS encoding extracellular solute-binding protein, with product MPQQHLNVAFISGPQYDALYSRLPQFEQETGYAVNVHVRLPHPALNAHIDEVIAAGTAAYDVISTHVKYAPAQQAWLLPLDAHFSDAELADFSPALLKLARVDGALVQIPRNVDARILFYRSDLLEDAEEHARFQRQYGRPLRVPRTWDEVRDVATYFTRPPDLFGFAFPGHSSGLFGTFFELVAMAGGTLFDTQLNPSFDTSAGRWALGFLADLYQQGLTPRDLTATYFDEVSQLFRDGSCALTADWPAYYSLLTDPQTSAVANAFGVASYPLGPAGTRAVYAGGHSFAIPASVRDMEGALALVRFLTSAESQYLETRAGAIVPRDAVMARVRSETPSGTVHARRLELLEETIQNHMLTFPMFAAYPQVEEVCAETLQAAIRGQVMLPRALEYMEQQVRDVLA from the coding sequence TTGCCGCAGCAACACCTCAACGTCGCCTTCATCAGCGGGCCGCAGTATGACGCGCTCTACAGTCGCTTACCCCAATTCGAGCAGGAGACCGGCTACGCGGTCAATGTCCACGTGCGCCTGCCGCATCCCGCGCTGAATGCCCACATCGACGAGGTGATTGCAGCCGGCACAGCAGCTTACGACGTCATCTCAACCCACGTCAAATACGCGCCGGCTCAGCAGGCGTGGCTGCTCCCGTTGGATGCACACTTCTCTGATGCGGAATTGGCGGACTTCTCACCTGCTTTGCTCAAACTTGCGCGGGTTGATGGCGCGCTTGTGCAGATTCCCCGCAACGTGGACGCCCGCATTCTCTTCTACCGCAGCGATCTGCTGGAAGATGCTGAGGAGCACGCACGGTTTCAACGGCAGTACGGCCGTCCGCTGCGCGTGCCGCGGACATGGGATGAGGTGCGGGACGTGGCAACGTATTTCACGCGGCCTCCCGACCTCTTTGGCTTTGCCTTTCCCGGACATTCCTCGGGTTTGTTTGGTACGTTCTTCGAGTTGGTCGCCATGGCGGGCGGGACACTATTCGATACGCAGCTTAACCCGTCATTTGATACGTCTGCCGGCCGCTGGGCATTGGGCTTCCTGGCCGACCTCTACCAGCAGGGCCTCACCCCGCGTGATCTCACCGCGACCTACTTCGATGAAGTATCGCAGCTCTTTCGTGACGGCAGTTGCGCGTTGACCGCGGACTGGCCCGCCTACTACAGCCTGCTCACCGACCCGCAGACCAGCGCCGTAGCCAATGCGTTTGGCGTGGCGTCCTATCCGTTAGGGCCGGCGGGCACGCGTGCCGTCTATGCGGGCGGCCACTCGTTCGCTATTCCCGCATCGGTGCGGGACATGGAAGGCGCGCTGGCGCTCGTGCGCTTTCTGACCTCCGCGGAGAGCCAGTACCTGGAGACCCGGGCCGGCGCAATTGTGCCGAGAGACGCGGTGATGGCGCGCGTCCGCAGCGAGACGCCGTCCGGCACGGTGCATGCAAGGCGTCTGGAATTGTTGGAGGAGACCATTCAGAACCACATGTTGACGTTTCCAATGTTTGCCGCCTATCCGCAGGTGGAGGAAGTCTGCGCAGAGACGCTGCAAGCGGCTATTCGCGGTCAGGTGATGCTGCCACGGGCGCTTGAGTACATGGAACAGCAGGTTCGTGACGTGCTGGCGTGA
- a CDS encoding sugar phosphate isomerase/epimerase, with protein sequence MADIKVGVRLICLRTPGPEGLETAAQIGAESVQLTVGHGEYGPEELNAAGIKEVQQRVQDLGMVISATDGGLDDFGDADTMAERVDQTRRLLDHTRALGAPALTSHIGIVPKDANAPRRQVFREAMEAIGTHAEQTGMYFGIETGPEPPSVLLDLINSIDTDGIKINLDPANFITWAARIAKQEGRPYDRAEAFAESDPHEAVYILRDHIIHTHIKDSAVEDDSGRHETPLGQGWIEWPRYLKSYQDIGFTGYHCIEREAGENRVGETREAIAFVRRIWQELN encoded by the coding sequence ATGGCAGACATCAAGGTTGGGGTTCGACTCATTTGCCTGCGCACGCCGGGGCCGGAAGGCCTCGAAACAGCGGCGCAGATCGGTGCTGAGAGCGTGCAGTTGACGGTAGGGCACGGCGAATACGGTCCCGAGGAGCTCAATGCGGCAGGAATCAAGGAAGTGCAGCAGCGTGTGCAGGACTTGGGCATGGTAATTTCCGCCACGGACGGCGGCCTGGACGACTTTGGAGATGCCGACACGATGGCTGAGCGGGTGGACCAAACCAGGCGCCTGCTCGACCACACCCGCGCTCTCGGCGCCCCGGCGCTCACCAGCCACATCGGCATCGTGCCCAAAGACGCCAACGCCCCGCGGCGGCAGGTCTTTCGCGAAGCTATGGAAGCAATCGGCACGCATGCGGAGCAGACGGGCATGTACTTCGGTATCGAGACCGGCCCTGAGCCGCCATCCGTGCTGCTGGATCTCATTAACTCAATCGATACCGATGGAATAAAGATTAACCTCGACCCGGCAAACTTCATCACGTGGGCGGCGCGCATTGCCAAACAAGAGGGTCGCCCGTACGATCGCGCGGAGGCCTTTGCCGAATCCGACCCCCACGAAGCAGTCTACATCCTGCGGGACCATATCATCCATACCCACATCAAGGATTCCGCCGTGGAGGACGACTCCGGCCGCCATGAGACTCCATTGGGCCAGGGCTGGATCGAGTGGCCGCGCTACCTGAAGTCGTATCAAGACATCGGGTTCACGGGTTACCACTGCATCGAGCGCGAGGCCGGGGAGAATCGCGTAGGGGAGACCCGCGAGGCCATTGCTTTCGTGCGCCGGATTTGGCAAGAGTTGAATTAG
- a CDS encoding DUF4872 domain-containing protein — protein sequence MTVITGYDHFGGIHPETATIANCLGCLGVENPATGKPFSEAMLFGIAGGLGACYILWEFKEYNRPVVVFGFQNTFNYPVRYVTKLCERLNVTPEFHETGGMKKARATLDDALAANRPAILWLERELLDYYNRDPGDTGWFSWVVTACGYDPSADVYTIDDTGARPFTVPSASLTASRQRIPSFKNRLLLLSPMESMDLPAAIREGIQGNIEYLGSKSTSFALPTLRKWARMLTDTKNAKGWPTVFAEGKCLFSGLASVYEGIMHEGSDGTALRGMYADFLAEAAVILESPALDEAASAYRALGAKWEALAEMTLDPAVEPFAAARAILDGRETAIKTGGDDQADAIVGLGKEFEAMRPALDADFPRDEAWIGDLFARMQSQLNDIYAHEMAALDLLRSSLDG from the coding sequence ATGACCGTCATCACCGGCTATGATCACTTTGGCGGTATCCACCCGGAAACTGCCACTATTGCTAACTGCCTGGGCTGTCTCGGCGTGGAGAATCCGGCCACCGGCAAACCGTTCAGCGAGGCTATGCTCTTTGGCATCGCGGGGGGCTTGGGGGCATGCTACATCCTGTGGGAGTTCAAAGAGTACAATCGCCCGGTCGTCGTGTTCGGATTTCAAAACACATTCAACTACCCGGTCCGGTATGTGACAAAGCTCTGCGAGCGGCTCAATGTCACGCCTGAGTTTCATGAGACCGGCGGGATGAAGAAGGCGAGAGCAACTCTCGATGACGCTCTGGCAGCCAATCGACCCGCGATTCTTTGGTTGGAACGGGAGCTGCTCGACTACTACAACCGCGACCCCGGCGACACCGGCTGGTTTAGCTGGGTTGTGACCGCCTGCGGCTACGATCCGAGCGCCGACGTGTACACGATAGACGATACGGGTGCGCGGCCGTTTACGGTGCCAAGCGCTTCCCTCACCGCCTCCCGCCAGCGCATTCCATCGTTTAAGAATCGCCTCTTGCTTCTTTCGCCAATGGAATCAATGGACCTACCGGCGGCCATTAGAGAAGGTATTCAAGGGAATATAGAATACCTGGGTTCGAAGTCAACCTCGTTTGCGCTGCCAACGCTGCGCAAGTGGGCGCGCATGCTCACGGATACCAAGAACGCGAAGGGCTGGCCCACCGTATTTGCGGAAGGCAAGTGTCTCTTCTCCGGTCTGGCCTCGGTCTACGAGGGGATCATGCATGAAGGCAGCGACGGCACCGCCCTGCGCGGCATGTACGCCGACTTTCTCGCAGAAGCCGCGGTGATTTTGGAGTCTCCGGCGCTCGATGAGGCTGCATCCGCATACCGTGCGCTAGGCGCAAAGTGGGAGGCGCTGGCGGAGATGACGCTCGACCCGGCAGTAGAGCCCTTTGCTGCCGCCCGCGCGATTCTCGATGGGCGTGAAACTGCCATTAAGACAGGCGGCGACGACCAGGCCGATGCAATTGTCGGACTCGGTAAGGAGTTTGAAGCTATGCGCCCTGCCCTGGACGCCGACTTTCCACGTGACGAGGCCTGGATCGGCGACCTCTTTGCGCGCATGCAGAGTCAACTTAACGACATCTATGCTCATGAGATGGCCGCACTAGACTTACTGCGGTCCTCATTGGACGGGTGA